One genomic region from Fictibacillus marinisediminis encodes:
- a CDS encoding DUF3189 family protein, protein MIYIYNDYGGTHTTALAAAYHLKELQSNKPLTTEDILSVRYFNKLNTSDMGKIIFHGFDEDGDSVYTIGRGNSKVLVPSLKNLSLLLKEKFDSNERIIFSNTSPTVPFAMTIGGLLSRRLKIDSLGVPLLVKGAKQTQGEIIRLVHHTKEKAHSTQEKVLVLENTHIQ, encoded by the coding sequence ATGATTTATATTTATAATGACTATGGTGGAACGCATACTACTGCTTTAGCTGCTGCCTATCATTTAAAAGAATTACAAAGTAACAAACCTCTTACAACCGAAGATATCTTAAGCGTCAGATATTTTAATAAACTTAATACATCAGACATGGGTAAAATTATTTTTCATGGTTTTGATGAAGACGGAGATTCCGTTTATACAATTGGTCGAGGAAATTCGAAAGTTTTAGTTCCAAGCCTCAAAAATTTAAGCTTACTGTTAAAAGAAAAATTTGATAGTAATGAAAGGATTATTTTTTCGAATACATCGCCAACCGTACCATTTGCCATGACTATTGGAGGCTTATTATCTAGAAGGCTAAAAATCGATTCATTGGGTGTTCCCTTATTAGTAAAAGGTGCCAAGCAGACTCAGGGTGAAATTATAAGATTAGTTCATCATACGAAAGAAAAGGCTCATTCCACTCAAGAAAAGGTACTGGTGTTAGAAAACACCCATATTCAGTAA
- a CDS encoding spore germination protein, protein MFRRKRFKKKDKLNTQQQQVTKQQVLSLDLNENLEVLRSMYQDCFDVVFRTFLIGGKTKAVIVYIEGLSNIEELDDNVIAPLMEEASGKVRSPQAALGERMHISKLKEVMTFADCIENISIGNPVLLLEQEESGLALGLAKWEKRSIEEPTAESLVRGPREGFVETLGVNTSLLRRKIKSPDLKMKSMKIGRYTSTNIVIAYIEGLADQTLINEIENRLHRIDIDSVLESGYIEELIEDNPRSPFPQLINTERPDTAAANLMEGRVVILVDGTPFVLIAPISFFSLLQSPEDYYQRSLVSSSIRLLRFLFMGMSLVLPALYVGVTTYHQEMVPTSLLISIAAARESVPFPVFVEALLLEITFEALREAGVRLPKQIGAAVSIVGALVIGEAAVSAGLVSAPMVIVVAITGISSFMMPHYTQGMALRLLRFPLIFLAATLGLLGIMLGVITIVVHLCTLRSFGLPYLSPIAPLHGRELKDTLFRAPWWMMNNRPHLTGKFNSYRQTPGEKPNPSKEQQ, encoded by the coding sequence TTGTTTCGACGAAAAAGGTTTAAAAAGAAAGACAAACTTAATACGCAACAACAGCAGGTAACGAAGCAACAAGTTCTTTCTTTAGACTTGAATGAAAATCTAGAGGTTCTTCGCTCCATGTATCAGGATTGCTTTGATGTGGTCTTTCGAACGTTTTTGATAGGTGGAAAAACAAAGGCCGTTATTGTTTATATAGAGGGCTTATCCAATATTGAGGAACTTGATGATAATGTAATCGCCCCGCTAATGGAAGAAGCATCAGGAAAAGTTCGAAGTCCGCAGGCGGCGCTAGGGGAAAGAATGCACATATCAAAACTGAAAGAAGTTATGACGTTTGCTGATTGTATAGAGAATATTTCAATCGGAAACCCTGTGCTTTTATTAGAACAAGAAGAGTCAGGGCTTGCCTTGGGGCTGGCCAAGTGGGAAAAGAGATCGATTGAAGAACCGACTGCAGAGAGCCTCGTACGGGGACCAAGGGAAGGGTTTGTGGAAACATTGGGAGTCAATACCTCCCTGCTCCGACGAAAGATCAAAAGTCCTGACCTCAAAATGAAATCGATGAAAATTGGGCGCTATACCAGTACGAATATTGTGATTGCATACATAGAAGGACTGGCGGATCAAACTCTCATTAATGAAATAGAAAACCGATTGCATCGCATCGATATAGACAGTGTATTGGAAAGTGGATATATCGAGGAATTGATCGAAGACAATCCTCGTTCTCCTTTTCCTCAACTCATAAATACAGAACGCCCTGATACAGCCGCAGCTAATCTTATGGAGGGTCGGGTAGTGATTTTGGTGGACGGTACTCCTTTTGTGTTAATTGCACCCATTAGCTTTTTTTCTTTACTCCAATCGCCAGAGGACTATTACCAACGTTCTCTCGTTAGTTCAAGCATCCGCTTATTGCGTTTCTTGTTTATGGGGATGTCTCTTGTTCTACCTGCGCTCTATGTAGGGGTTACTACCTACCACCAGGAAATGGTGCCGACATCCTTGCTGATCAGTATAGCAGCTGCAAGAGAATCCGTTCCCTTCCCAGTGTTTGTGGAAGCATTACTGTTGGAGATTACTTTTGAAGCGTTGCGTGAGGCGGGGGTCCGGCTTCCTAAACAAATTGGGGCTGCTGTCAGTATTGTTGGTGCTCTGGTAATAGGTGAAGCGGCTGTCTCAGCAGGTCTTGTTTCTGCCCCAATGGTTATTGTTGTGGCTATTACAGGAATTTCATCTTTTATGATGCCGCACTATACACAAGGGATGGCGCTCCGGCTGCTGCGGTTTCCGTTGATTTTTCTTGCCGCTACGCTTGGTTTGCTTGGAATTATGCTTGGGGTTATTACGATTGTCGTCCACTTATGTACATTGCGTTCATTTGGGCTTCCATACTTATCGCCAATCGCCCCGTTGCATGGCCGTGAATTGAAAGATACGCTCTTTCGTGCTCCATGGTGGATGATGAACAACCGGCCGCATTTAACTGGCAAATTCAATAGCTACCGACAGACTCCCGGGGAAAAACCGAATCCAAGTAAAGAACAACAATAG
- a CDS encoding Ger(x)C family spore germination protein — MNLFLSRKFIISFTILLLLSSSFLLTGCWDRKEVNDMALVLGAAIDKSKGNNIELTIQTLQPRNVISGQQGTGGGGSIISVRSAVGENMADATSKLQTKISRQIFWGHCKVFIIGRKLAKKGGLDQEIDFLLRHPEPRENAHLFVSDGKAADIMELMPPLDRYEGEALRRLSQMRTGAAVTVNEFEEMLTGDGGGAILPLIKILPRIHGEEKAETSAYIAGTAIFRKDKMVGKIDAKVTRGLLWLRNEIKVLSITVYPKRRETLSLDPIRQKTRLIPKIKDGKWGITAKITSENTIVENGTNLDPMSLNFVKRIENEAKKDLKHRINLSLDQVQKGMKVDVFGFAEAFHRKYPKEWEKEKDHWDKVLPQVDVNTDITMRISRPGLSTTPAGFREEETKRK, encoded by the coding sequence ATGAATCTCTTTCTATCTCGAAAATTCATAATATCGTTCACCATTCTTCTCCTTCTTTCATCTAGTTTCCTGCTTACTGGCTGCTGGGACAGAAAAGAAGTCAATGATATGGCACTGGTATTGGGAGCTGCCATCGATAAAAGCAAAGGCAATAATATTGAGCTTACCATCCAAACTTTGCAACCTCGTAACGTAATCAGTGGTCAGCAGGGAACAGGGGGCGGGGGATCCATCATTTCGGTGAGATCGGCGGTTGGAGAAAATATGGCAGATGCCACGTCAAAGCTTCAGACAAAAATTTCACGTCAAATCTTCTGGGGACACTGTAAAGTATTCATAATTGGCAGGAAGCTTGCTAAAAAAGGAGGACTTGACCAGGAGATTGATTTTTTACTTCGTCATCCAGAGCCTCGGGAAAATGCTCATTTGTTTGTCAGTGATGGGAAGGCAGCCGATATTATGGAATTAATGCCGCCACTAGATCGTTACGAGGGAGAAGCTCTCAGAAGGTTATCTCAGATGCGTACTGGTGCAGCGGTTACCGTTAACGAATTTGAAGAGATGTTAACAGGTGATGGAGGTGGGGCAATCCTGCCCTTGATTAAGATTTTACCCCGTATTCATGGGGAAGAAAAAGCAGAAACATCGGCTTATATCGCCGGTACTGCTATTTTTAGGAAAGATAAAATGGTCGGTAAAATTGATGCAAAGGTAACAAGAGGGTTGTTGTGGTTAAGAAATGAAATCAAAGTGTTGTCGATTACAGTATATCCGAAGAGAAGAGAAACCCTATCATTGGATCCTATTCGGCAAAAGACGAGGCTGATCCCTAAAATCAAGGACGGAAAGTGGGGAATCACGGCCAAAATCACTTCAGAAAATACAATTGTAGAAAATGGAACCAATCTTGACCCGATGAGTCTCAATTTTGTAAAACGGATTGAAAATGAAGCAAAAAAAGACCTCAAACACCGCATTAATCTGTCCTTAGACCAAGTTCAGAAAGGAATGAAAGTCGACGTGTTCGGTTTTGCAGAAGCGTTTCACCGCAAATACCCTAAAGAATGGGAAAAAGAAAAAGATCATTGGGATAAGGTCCTTCCTCAAGTGGACGTGAATACAGATATTACCATGCGTATAAGCCGGCCTGGTTTGTCTACCACACCGGCGGGCTTCAGGGAAGAAGAGACAAAAAGGAAATGA
- a CDS encoding SRPBCC family protein — protein MSTTIQEKIKFNTTPERLYQALTDSKKFSDLTGAPAEIYSEEGGSFSCFGGMIAGRMIELIPNKRIVQAWRAGNWDSGVYSIVNFELFSEGENTLLYFSHIGFPEGQGEHLKQGWEENYWKPLKNM, from the coding sequence ATGTCTACAACTATTCAAGAAAAAATCAAATTTAACACCACTCCAGAAAGACTATATCAAGCACTAACGGATTCCAAGAAGTTCAGCGATTTAACTGGTGCACCTGCAGAAATTTATTCTGAAGAAGGAGGATCTTTTTCCTGTTTCGGTGGAATGATTGCCGGAAGAATGATTGAGCTCATTCCTAATAAACGAATTGTACAAGCATGGCGTGCAGGAAACTGGGATTCAGGAGTTTATTCAATAGTGAATTTCGAATTGTTTTCAGAAGGAGAAAATACTTTATTATACTTTAGTCATATCGGTTTTCCTGAAGGACAAGGGGAGCACTTGAAGCAAGGATGGGAAGAGAATTACTGGAAACCATTAAAAAATATGTAA
- a CDS encoding SRPBCC family protein translates to MSKPTENLRKEIWIDCSPSTLFTFFTDPDKMNRWMGRHVLLEPKIGGKYRIDINGENVAIGEYKELIPNEKVVLTWGWEDSEVMPPGSTTVEFLLKPQYQGTLLILNHYDIPVEKVPTNQKGWTHYIDRIKHLGEGNDLGADPWSVQGE, encoded by the coding sequence ATGAGTAAGCCTACCGAAAATCTTAGGAAAGAAATTTGGATTGATTGTAGTCCCAGTACGTTATTCACTTTTTTTACAGATCCCGACAAAATGAACCGGTGGATGGGAAGACATGTATTGCTGGAGCCAAAAATCGGAGGGAAGTACCGGATTGACATAAACGGTGAAAACGTCGCTATTGGTGAGTACAAAGAGCTCATTCCAAATGAAAAGGTAGTACTTACTTGGGGATGGGAAGATTCTGAGGTAATGCCCCCCGGATCAACGACGGTTGAATTTTTGTTGAAGCCACAATATCAGGGTACTCTTTTAATATTAAATCATTATGACATCCCTGTTGAAAAAGTACCCACTAATCAAAAGGGATGGACTCATTATATTGACCGTATCAAACATTTAGGAGAAGGAAATGATCTCGGAGCAGATCCCTGGTCAGTACAAGGTGAATAA